Part of the Echeneis naucrates chromosome 1, fEcheNa1.1, whole genome shotgun sequence genome, TGCAAACTTGTGATGCATATATACGGAGCCCACGCCACATCGCACACAGATCCCTGAGAAGCAGAGTGTGGAAAGGGACAACGGTGAGGAATGAGGGAAATATTCCTCAATGCCTCAGACAGGAATACAGTGGacttaaattattattattgaggATATTGAATAAAAATTCATGCACTTCAGTGCTATGGGAACTTTAAATTTATAACAGAATTTCTAAATGACAATACTGACATGCATGGTGTGAGGTTTggttaaaataaatgatataaaacAAATTAAGAGGCATTTAAATGTCTGTCATTTGAGCACATACACTTAATCATCTTTACAGCATCAGTGCATTAAAAGCTTAAAACACTCAATACTTCACATTTCTGCTCCCATAAGTGTTTTCTTTGAAGAAAATCATTAGATCAAGTTTTCTTGATAACAAAGTCCCTTGGATGGAAAAACTAACAagactctgaaaacacaaaaactgggAAAGAGCTATTTAAACCTAACAAAACCCTTCATATATAAGAAGttgtattaatttaattttttggggattaataacattaattcatttatttttaaatgtaaaaattagttaaataaattaaatataattgaaattattatatattgAAAGCTATTGTTGGGTTGTCTCTACTCAAGTATTTAAGTAAAAAATAAGTATGATAGAACATGATATGATGATTTTCCAAGTGGACAACTGACTGGACCCATAATGAACACATAATAGTACTCTATTGAAAGAATAAGTCCATActcaaaaacaagatgaaaaaaagaggcCCCTAAATAGAACTAATTACGCTGTATAAATGCCTTTTTAGCTTTGTAAAAAATTACTATTAGACAGCCTACAGTAAAGAGAGCAAGATGGGAAGGATTAAATGcaatgggaaataaaaaagtgtCTGTCCAGCATGGATCCCTGAACACAACCAGTCCAGAAGGCCTGATCACACAAGGCACTTTGATTCTAAAATATTTCTGTGCAACAACTGTGAAATACGGAAGATAAAGTAGTCAACATAAgtgcgcatacacacacacacacacactttgagaaACACTTTGCCTAATGACATTTGTTGTTTCGTTGCCAATTTCTTACTTATTTAATTCCTCCAGAACACCATACACTAAAAGTAATTTATTAAATGCAGAGAGGgctgagagagaaagcgagacaGCGTGAGTCAGATATGTGACAAACAATATTTCAGAGTTTTCAAGGTTCAATCAATCGCTCAGAGGAGAGCGTGTCATGGTAATACGCATTTACCCAGACAGTTCCCATCATCGCTCTATTAACAACTAAGAAACCCTGCAATACTTAATTACAGTCATACTGGTAGTGCAAGAACACAGAGTGGGCACCCTTGGTTGAATAGGAGCCAAGTTTTCTTTGCTGTATTTCAATTCATATTTGCCCATAATAATCCCACATGTTGGTGACTTCTTttcaaaatcaataaaatatatagtGCCCAAGTGTGAATGAACATATATACCTCAgtgtttcaaaaaataaattgatttacATCTCTTACCGGAATAGCGAAGGGACCATATCTGGGAGCCAGGTATTGCAGTATAGTCCTTGTCAGCAAGGACTCTGATGATTACGCCTCTGTTATGCAGTGCTAGTACAGCCCTGTACAAATCCATGtttgaaaaggcaaaaacacaaatatccaGAGAGGAAGTAGCAGACAGGATGCAGCGGAGAAGACGGGAAAAAGAAGTTTCTACACTATGAGGGAAGGAGCAGAAACTGGAGCTAGAGGAGcaggggaaaagagaaacaaaactgcattaTCTGCATAGTCTCTACTTAATATCCTTCATGTTTCCATATTTTTCCGTATTGCATCTCTCACTTATTGATTGTGCCACTGAAACAACTCAAGtttgaacaaaaatgttgtCAAGTCTATTGGGAAATACTTGTAACTTAAGTGATCTAGATGATTTAATCAACGTCTGGTTTAggtgtcatttcatttcacagaaatAACTTCACTAGAATGGACCTAATGTTCTGACCAAATTCACTCAATGTATCAATGTGAagttagatttttgttttagcaaaaaaactgaaaacaaaactgtagtGATACAGAGGTAACACCATCCCCTTTCTTCCTTTTACTTAATATAGTGGTTATGTTTTACTCACTAATGGGAAGGACTGAAAAGGTGCTCCACACAGGCCACTTCCGAAGGGAAGAACAGGACCTCATTCCGGGTTCGTCCAGACCTTAAGCGACGGAGAAACCGGTCAAGCAGCTCCAGACTTAGAGAAACGGCAACAAGCCCCAGGCCAACCACCTTCACTGTCCACATCACTGATATCGTCTACACAACAAAAGGAGTGTAGAAGAATTCATTGCAACTAAAATAGCTTATAAATGTTTTGTCTTATATGATTATGGGCAGATTCATGATAAATTATGGTTACTTGATaacttttgtctgtgtgtcctgtAGTGCTGACAGAAGTTGAAGTTCTCAATTTTAAGAATTTATCTTTTTACTGTTGAATTTTATGATGATTTGTATGATgtagtatatttttttttccaaatttttgatttaataaacaaacaaaattgaaaaTCATTGGATCACTCAACAGACCAACAAAGTCAATAACTGAGCTTTAATATCATGAATCCTTGTACAGTGGCCACTAAACTTGCAGGTaatcataaacaaaaacataaagtcaGAGGAATTTCAGCATAAGACTATATAAGCTTCTGAGACAGATCTACCTGAAGCATGAACCCTACCGCAATCTAGTTAAAATTTTGGTAAACAAAATTACGAAATTTAGATTTGACCATAACAAtatgtggtttgttttatttcagacacgtcaagatttttttttctccgtgTATTAAAGTTAGTGGCTTCCCTGATGAGCAAAATATCTGACTTCTCTATCAACAAGCTAATCTAAGATGGCGACATGCAAATTTCTGTCTGTAAATTGATGTTGATTGTCTGATGTTTTCTTGGTCTGAGACGTTCGGAAATCAAAAGACAATATGAGCCAtgatgacagaaaacaaactaGGACTTAAGTGTGGTTTAAAACAAACTAACCTGTGGATCTGTATCTGGAGTTGAatgcaaacatcaaaacttTGTATTTCCAGACTCAAACCTTCACCTGTGCAGCTTCTGTCGCCACCACGCGGAAATGGTCTGTTTCGTCACTGTCAATCCGCTTGACTGACAGGTCAGACAGCCAATAAGAGGCCGGAAGACACTCTCATgcgctctctctcctccaatCATTTAACGTGAACAGTCACTGGTGCCGGGTCTTCAAGAGTGCTTTTCCTCATTTATGCAACGCGTGTTTTCTTCAACCAAAGgtaaacaaaattaaactttttgtCAACGCCAGACACGCTGTGCTCAGTGTTTACAGCTACCTTAAGCATATTTAAAGACGCTCCCTTATGGCAGCTCACTTCactcatgtttgttttattatttgaagcGCTAGATGCTGTTAGTGTTGGGGCTCACCAACAGACGTGCTAACATTAGCACGCTAACTTACCAACAACAAAGCGAAGCAAAGCAGTGTCGTTTTCTGGTCacttatttcttcttctttagtAGTATATcgccacacacacaaccatgtTGATAAATGGTGTTTGTCTCGTTCACGCTTCAGCCTTGTGAATCAGTTTGTGTGCAAATGGGTCGTCGCAAGTCAAAAAGGAAGCCTCCTCCTAAGAAGAAGATGACTGGGGATCTGGAGAGTCAGTTCACTTGTCCCTTCTGCAACCACGAGAAATCATGTGATGTGAAAATGTAAGCACCAGAATAATATGCATCCCCTCACAATTTTTTAAGTTTCCCAAGTTGATTTTTCAGCTAATTGCTTTaatcttttcctttgttttgttaacAGGGAGAGAAGTAGAAATACTGGGATAATATCGTGTACAGTCTGCTTGGAGGAGTTCCAGACCCCCATCACCTGTATCCTTGTTCATGGATGAATCAACCAGACTCAACCAGTAAATCattaatgaaacatttacatAACACATTCAACACCTTATGTGGTTATATAGCTTTTATTAGACAGGCTAGTTTATTCTAGATCTTGAACAAAGTTATTCTGGCAATAAATATTATCTCAATGGATGATATTTGATTATTAGTTTCATAAGCATTCCATAGGATCTTGtatcttttcttctttgaatAGACTTACTTGTTACATAAGTGAGTCAGTTAATATCACATTGCCCAAATATGTCAGGGTGAAATTACAcgtaaaaatattttctcctgGGTCCTCTAAGTGGCTACACAATTATACAATTATAATACATACAATTagctttctcttcttttgtgttttctcatcaTATATAGTCACAGTGTGACTATTTATTATCTAATCACCCCAAAACACTGTTGACTATCTTCAAGTAAACTGATCAATCTGTTTTGACTACCTGCTTTAGAATTGTGAaagcaatttctttttcagggTTTTCAGGGTAGTGCTGGTAAACTTTGTTAAAGAGAATTGTAACACGACCATGGCTTGAGGAAATGA contains:
- the pld6 gene encoding mitochondrial cardiolipin hydrolase, translated to MWTVKVVGLGLVAVSLSLELLDRFLRRLRSGRTRNEVLFFPSEVACVEHLFSPSHYSSFCSFPHSVETSFSRLLRCILSATSSLDICVFAFSNMDLYRAVLALHNRGVIIRVLADKDYTAIPGSQIWSLRYSGICVRCGVGSVYMHHKFAVVDHRLLITGSLNWTLTAVQSNMENVLITEEPELVQPFIKEFHRLWECSDPARLHCAIDQKPADCLAVTDTEVELMTEL
- the LOC115043468 gene encoding transcription elongation factor 1 homolog — its product is MGRRKSKRKPPPKKKMTGDLESQFTCPFCNHEKSCDVKMERSRNTGIISCTVCLEEFQTPITYLSEPVDVYSDWIDACEAANQ